The following are encoded in a window of Roseimaritima ulvae genomic DNA:
- the ccoG gene encoding cytochrome c oxidase accessory protein CcoG yields the protein MTATENQLNGSSQSESHVLPTDEHVLSTLERDGGRRWLSPLLSTGYWWHRRRMVAYVLMVVFVAIPHLRLGGKPLILLDIAAREFTILGKTFLPTDTVLLALLILSVFISIVLITALAGRAWCGWACPQTVYMEYLFRPIDRFFDGVTGKGGRAKAGRSPLWQVARIAVYVLLSMFLAHTFLAYFVGTERLALWVRSSPVEHPTAFIVMAVTTGAMLFDFLYFREQMCTLACPYGRFQSVMLDEQSLIVAYDPVRGEPRKKGKHRPGDAAGDCVDCNRCVVVCPTGIDIRQGLQMECINCTQCIDACDDVMRRVGTPTGLIRYSSQNAIDRKPQRFLRARTIIYPIILVLVFSGFGYALTTKRGFDARLMRGKGAPFSMSTVGNVSNSFQIRLVNRTDQDQSYQFTISGIEGAELSIVDEQLLTIEPGGSRVVPVTVSFPVGLTAGDGNHLGELEIRDDNDHQRILSLRVLGPR from the coding sequence ATGACGGCCACCGAGAACCAGCTGAATGGTTCATCGCAGTCCGAATCCCACGTGTTACCAACCGACGAGCACGTGTTGAGCACCTTGGAGCGAGATGGGGGCCGTCGTTGGTTGTCTCCGCTGCTGTCGACCGGATACTGGTGGCACCGGCGGCGGATGGTGGCGTATGTGTTGATGGTGGTGTTTGTCGCCATTCCTCATCTAAGATTGGGCGGCAAGCCGCTGATCCTGCTGGACATCGCGGCCCGTGAATTCACCATCCTGGGCAAAACCTTTCTGCCCACCGACACGGTGTTGTTGGCTCTGCTGATCCTCAGCGTGTTCATCAGCATCGTCCTGATCACGGCCTTGGCCGGGCGGGCTTGGTGCGGTTGGGCGTGCCCGCAGACCGTGTATATGGAATATTTATTTCGGCCCATCGACCGCTTCTTCGACGGTGTTACTGGCAAAGGCGGACGTGCCAAAGCCGGACGGTCGCCGCTGTGGCAGGTAGCGCGAATCGCCGTGTATGTGTTGCTGAGCATGTTTTTGGCGCACACATTTCTGGCTTACTTTGTCGGCACCGAACGGCTGGCGCTGTGGGTGCGTTCCTCGCCAGTAGAGCACCCCACGGCGTTTATCGTGATGGCGGTGACCACCGGGGCCATGCTGTTCGACTTCCTGTATTTCCGCGAACAGATGTGCACGTTGGCCTGCCCCTACGGACGGTTTCAGTCGGTAATGTTGGATGAGCAATCGCTGATCGTTGCATACGATCCGGTCCGCGGCGAACCTCGGAAGAAAGGCAAGCATCGTCCCGGCGACGCGGCGGGCGACTGTGTGGACTGCAACCGCTGTGTGGTGGTTTGTCCGACCGGCATCGACATCCGCCAAGGTTTGCAGATGGAATGCATTAACTGCACGCAGTGCATCGACGCCTGTGACGACGTGATGCGCCGCGTGGGCACTCCGACGGGCTTGATTCGCTACAGTTCGCAAAACGCCATCGATCGCAAGCCGCAACGTTTCCTGCGAGCTCGCACGATCATTTATCCGATCATCCTGGTGTTGGTATTCAGCGGTTTCGGGTATGCCTTGACCACCAAACGCGGTTTTGATGCGCGACTGATGCGTGGTAAGGGAGCGCCGTTTTCGATGTCCACCGTGGGCAACGTTTCCAATTCCTTCCAGATTCGGCTGGTCAACCGCACCGACCAAGACCAATCGTATCAGTTTACGATTTCGGGAATCGAGGGGGCCGAGTTATCGATCGTCGACGAGCAGTTATTGACGATCGAACCGGGAGGCAGCCGCGTCGTGCCCGTGACCGTCTCCTTTCCTGTCGGTTTAACGGCCGGGGATGGCAATCACTTGGGTGAGCTGGAAATTCGCGACGACAATGATCACCAACGCATCCTTTCCCTGCGTGTGCTAGGGCCCCGTTAG
- the ccoN gene encoding cytochrome-c oxidase, cbb3-type subunit I: MTTDMAQDAPSEKGPSSSLAEERMESYSYDDTIVRLFVTATIFWGAVATLMGLIVALLLVLPTLGGGTPWISFGRLRPLHTNAAIFAFAGNGIFAAIYYSTQRLCKARMWSDTLSQLHFWGWQGIILAAAITLPMGITQGREYAELEWPIDIAIAVVWLLIFGGNFLMTLIHRRERHMYVALWFYIATIVTVALLHVFNNLVVPAGLFKGYSIYAGVQDAFMQWWYGHNAVAFFLTTPFLGLMYYFLPKAAERPVFSYRLSIIHFWSLVFIYIWAGPHHLHYTALPQWACTLGMLFSVMLWMPSWGGMLNGLLTLRGAWHKVATDPVLKFFVVGVTFYGMATFEGPMLSIRSVNALSHYTDWTIAHVHSGALGWNGFMVFGMIYWLLPRLYQTKIWSDRLVGIHFWTGTVGILLYIVPIYAAGLTQGLMWRAMDDTGHLTYPQFILTLEPILPMWWLRVLGGALYFGGVVMLVINTLMTWMSRPGTYEVPVYTAPKLTKEYAGDEQHQSSRLDDAPVLDLAKKADIWGRMGWHRKWERLPVKFTVLTTLAVVIATLFEVIPTFLINSNVPTIATVKPYTPLELAGRHLYVSEGCYNCHSQMIRPIVAETKRYGDYSKPGEFIYDRPFQWGSRRIGPDLAREGGKQSSFWHWTHFENPENVSPGSVMPDYRHLLQEDLNYDAIAPHVQAAAYLGAPYSDADLNDTAAVAMKQAESIAADIVQQGGPPLTYEKQAIALIAYLQRLGTDLYRTEEPDVDEAGEAAGTSETAETTDPADADQTDEPEEPQS, from the coding sequence ATGACAACCGATATGGCGCAAGACGCACCGTCTGAGAAAGGTCCATCGTCGTCCCTGGCTGAGGAACGCATGGAGTCGTATTCGTACGACGACACGATTGTGCGTTTGTTTGTGACCGCCACGATATTTTGGGGTGCCGTCGCCACGTTGATGGGCTTGATTGTGGCCTTGTTGTTGGTGTTGCCGACGCTGGGGGGGGGCACGCCCTGGATCTCGTTTGGCCGGTTGCGGCCGTTGCATACCAACGCAGCGATTTTTGCGTTTGCGGGCAACGGCATCTTTGCGGCCATCTATTACAGCACGCAGCGGTTGTGTAAGGCGCGGATGTGGAGTGACACCCTGAGTCAGCTGCACTTCTGGGGCTGGCAGGGGATCATCTTGGCGGCGGCAATCACTTTGCCGATGGGGATTACGCAAGGCCGCGAGTACGCCGAGTTGGAATGGCCCATCGACATCGCCATCGCGGTGGTCTGGTTGCTGATTTTCGGCGGCAACTTTTTGATGACATTGATCCATCGCCGCGAGCGTCACATGTACGTGGCTTTGTGGTTTTATATCGCCACGATCGTGACGGTGGCTTTGCTGCACGTGTTTAACAATTTGGTGGTGCCGGCCGGGTTGTTCAAAGGTTACAGCATCTACGCCGGGGTTCAGGACGCCTTCATGCAGTGGTGGTATGGGCACAACGCGGTGGCGTTTTTCTTGACCACCCCCTTTTTAGGCTTGATGTACTACTTCCTGCCCAAAGCGGCCGAGCGTCCGGTGTTCAGTTATCGGTTGAGCATCATTCACTTCTGGTCGTTGGTGTTCATCTATATCTGGGCCGGTCCGCACCACCTGCACTACACGGCCTTGCCGCAGTGGGCCTGCACGCTGGGGATGCTGTTCAGTGTGATGCTGTGGATGCCCAGCTGGGGCGGGATGTTAAACGGCTTGCTGACCCTGCGAGGCGCATGGCACAAGGTGGCGACGGATCCGGTGTTGAAGTTTTTTGTGGTCGGCGTGACGTTTTACGGGATGGCGACCTTTGAAGGGCCGATGCTGTCGATTCGCAGCGTCAACGCGCTCAGCCACTACACCGACTGGACGATCGCCCACGTGCACTCCGGCGCCTTGGGGTGGAACGGGTTCATGGTGTTTGGGATGATCTATTGGTTGCTGCCGCGGTTGTATCAGACCAAGATTTGGAGCGACCGATTGGTGGGGATCCATTTTTGGACCGGCACGGTCGGGATTCTGTTGTACATCGTGCCGATCTATGCCGCTGGCTTGACGCAAGGCTTGATGTGGCGAGCCATGGACGACACCGGGCATCTGACCTATCCGCAATTCATTCTCACGCTCGAGCCGATTCTGCCGATGTGGTGGCTGCGTGTTCTTGGCGGAGCGTTGTACTTTGGCGGCGTGGTGATGCTGGTCATTAATACTCTGATGACCTGGATGTCGCGTCCGGGAACTTATGAAGTGCCGGTGTACACCGCGCCCAAATTGACCAAGGAATACGCCGGCGACGAGCAGCATCAGTCCAGCCGTTTGGACGACGCACCGGTGCTGGATTTGGCCAAGAAAGCGGACATCTGGGGCCGCATGGGCTGGCACCGGAAATGGGAACGGCTGCCGGTCAAATTCACCGTGTTGACGACGCTCGCGGTGGTCATCGCCACGCTGTTTGAAGTCATTCCCACGTTCTTGATTAACAGCAACGTGCCCACGATCGCCACGGTCAAACCTTACACGCCGCTGGAACTGGCCGGGCGACATCTGTATGTTTCCGAGGGCTGTTACAACTGCCATTCACAGATGATCCGGCCGATCGTGGCTGAGACTAAGCGATATGGCGATTACAGCAAACCAGGTGAGTTCATCTATGACCGTCCCTTCCAGTGGGGCAGTCGACGGATCGGCCCGGACTTGGCGCGTGAAGGCGGCAAGCAGAGCAGTTTCTGGCACTGGACGCACTTCGAGAATCCCGAAAACGTCTCACCCGGTTCGGTGATGCCGGACTACCGTCACCTATTGCAAGAAGACCTGAACTACGACGCCATCGCGCCGCACGTGCAAGCCGCCGCGTACCTGGGGGCCCCGTACAGCGACGCCGACTTGAATGACACCGCTGCGGTGGCCATGAAGCAAGCGGAATCGATCGCCGCCGACATCGTCCAGCAGGGCGGCCCGCCACTGACCTATGAGAAACAGGCGATCGCCCTGATCGCTTACCTGCAACGCCTCGGTACGGATCTGTACCGCACCGAGGAACCCGACGTGGACGAAGCAGGGGAAGCGGCTGGAACCAGTGAAACAGCCGAGACCACCGACCCCGCGGACGCTGACCAAACAGACGAACCCGAGGAGCCCCAGTCATGA
- a CDS encoding heavy metal translocating P-type ATPase has product MIEQLGSHPSDADAPEPDADAGCSAARLPCRHCGLSTPCAVGVDPETVFCCNGCRGAYQLIQGWGLGSFYALRDSNTTSATPTAGSSEAALEVFDNDEFLGDSKPRPQSDGLYQTDLALLGLHCAACAWLIENVASQTAGWHAARVKLSDHTIRIVFDPQKLKLSEIARLLRRVGYELTPLSNDRNDAYQQQNRKLLMNIAVAGFCAANAMWIAIGLYAGEATWVAGEHRTFFRLIGTGLGIAAVLLPGRTFLVGALAALRTRTPHMDLPVALGLTVGSLAGLINVLQDRGEVYFDSLAVLVFLLLIGRWLQFHQQHRAARSVDLLLRITPRHAHRLAADGTVAVVLADRLRAGDTVRIAAGDSLPADGRITRGQSLVDRSLLTGESHPVRVVEGDEVEAGIVNLQSELDVEVTASGQDSRIGQVMQSVAEAAGERTPIVQLADRIGGVFVVVVSTLALLTFAAWLTVDWQTAASAATSLLIVACPCALALATPLAVAVAIGKSARQKIFIRDGSTFGQLAKPGTIWFDKTGTLTEGRLSARLLQGDRQTLALAAAVERGCQHPIAAAIIREAELHPPSGRVERQRGEGEVLPPPPPTAQSVTVEVGGVRGRYQGHSLAVGNLDFLTRQNVVIGAATEDAIERCLADGSSPILIAVDGVAAATLAVSDELKTDARAMIERWTQAGWEVGILSGDHPDIVDRIGHRLGLPAAACRGGLSPEDKLSIVRDSTAATTVMVGDGANDAAALAAADVGIAVRGGAEVSLRAAPVFVASGGLSALGRLVHAARNTTALIYTAFAVSLTYNLIAVGLAMAGLISPLVAAVLMPISSVSVLSLCFLWPIYSSSQRTAS; this is encoded by the coding sequence ATGATCGAACAGCTCGGCTCGCACCCTTCGGATGCCGACGCGCCGGAGCCGGACGCGGATGCCGGCTGCAGCGCCGCTCGCTTGCCCTGTCGGCACTGCGGTTTATCCACGCCCTGTGCGGTCGGTGTTGATCCGGAAACCGTGTTCTGTTGCAACGGTTGCCGCGGTGCGTACCAACTGATTCAAGGTTGGGGACTGGGATCGTTTTATGCGCTGCGGGATAGCAATACCACTTCGGCGACCCCTACGGCCGGTTCCAGCGAGGCGGCGTTGGAGGTGTTTGACAACGATGAGTTCCTGGGGGATTCGAAACCGCGTCCGCAGAGCGACGGGTTGTACCAAACCGATCTGGCCTTGCTGGGGCTGCACTGTGCGGCCTGCGCTTGGTTGATCGAAAACGTAGCCTCCCAAACGGCGGGCTGGCACGCGGCGAGGGTCAAGTTGAGCGACCACACGATCCGCATCGTGTTTGACCCGCAGAAGCTGAAGCTGAGCGAGATCGCGCGGCTGTTGCGGCGTGTGGGGTATGAACTCACGCCTTTGTCTAACGATCGCAACGACGCGTACCAGCAACAGAATCGCAAGCTGTTGATGAACATCGCCGTGGCCGGGTTTTGTGCCGCCAACGCGATGTGGATCGCGATCGGGCTGTACGCGGGCGAGGCGACTTGGGTGGCCGGTGAACATCGCACGTTCTTTCGCTTGATCGGCACCGGACTGGGGATCGCCGCCGTGCTGTTGCCGGGTCGGACGTTCCTGGTAGGGGCTCTGGCGGCCTTGCGGACCCGCACGCCGCACATGGATTTGCCCGTAGCGTTGGGTTTGACGGTCGGTTCGCTGGCGGGGCTGATCAACGTCTTACAGGATCGCGGGGAAGTTTATTTCGACTCGCTGGCCGTGTTGGTGTTTTTGTTGTTGATCGGACGCTGGTTGCAGTTTCATCAGCAGCACCGAGCGGCTCGATCGGTCGACCTATTGCTGCGAATCACCCCACGACACGCTCATCGCCTGGCCGCCGATGGAACCGTCGCGGTGGTGTTGGCTGATCGCTTGCGAGCCGGTGACACGGTGCGGATCGCGGCGGGAGATAGTTTGCCCGCCGATGGCCGGATCACCCGCGGTCAGTCGCTGGTCGATCGTTCTTTGCTGACCGGAGAAAGCCATCCGGTGCGAGTGGTCGAGGGCGACGAGGTGGAAGCGGGAATTGTGAACCTGCAAAGCGAATTGGACGTGGAGGTCACGGCCAGCGGGCAGGACAGCCGCATCGGCCAAGTCATGCAGAGCGTTGCCGAAGCGGCCGGTGAGCGGACGCCGATCGTCCAACTGGCCGATCGGATTGGAGGCGTGTTTGTGGTTGTGGTTTCGACCCTGGCCCTGCTGACCTTCGCGGCTTGGCTGACGGTCGATTGGCAAACCGCGGCGTCGGCGGCCACCTCTCTGTTGATCGTGGCTTGCCCATGTGCCCTGGCTCTGGCGACTCCCTTGGCCGTGGCAGTCGCCATCGGCAAATCGGCACGGCAAAAGATTTTTATTCGCGACGGCAGTACTTTCGGGCAACTGGCCAAGCCCGGCACGATCTGGTTCGACAAAACGGGTACGTTGACCGAAGGCAGGTTGTCGGCTCGGCTGTTGCAAGGTGACCGGCAAACGCTGGCGCTGGCCGCGGCGGTCGAACGCGGTTGCCAACACCCGATCGCCGCTGCAATCATCCGCGAAGCAGAACTTCACCCTCCCTCTGGGAGGGTCGAGCGTCAGCGAGGGGAGGGCGAAGTACTGCCCCCACCTCCTCCCACGGCTCAATCCGTCACGGTCGAAGTCGGCGGCGTGCGGGGGCGTTATCAGGGACACTCGCTGGCGGTCGGAAACCTGGATTTTTTAACGCGTCAGAACGTGGTGATCGGCGCAGCCACAGAGGATGCGATCGAGCGTTGTTTGGCTGACGGCAGCAGTCCGATTCTGATCGCCGTCGATGGGGTGGCTGCGGCTACATTGGCCGTTTCGGACGAACTAAAAACCGACGCTCGAGCGATGATCGAACGTTGGACGCAAGCGGGCTGGGAAGTGGGAATTTTGTCGGGCGACCATCCGGACATCGTCGATCGGATCGGGCACCGCTTAGGGTTGCCGGCGGCAGCTTGCCGCGGTGGGTTATCGCCCGAAGACAAACTGAGCATCGTCCGCGACAGCACGGCGGCAACGACCGTGATGGTCGGGGATGGGGCCAACGATGCAGCGGCCTTGGCGGCGGCGGACGTGGGCATCGCCGTGCGTGGCGGCGCGGAGGTCAGCTTGCGAGCCGCGCCGGTGTTTGTCGCTTCAGGGGGCCTGTCCGCGTTGGGCCGACTGGTGCACGCCGCCCGCAACACCACGGCTTTGATCTATACCGCTTTTGCGGTCTCGTTGACGTATAATCTGATCGCCGTCGGATTGGCGATGGCCGGACTAATCAGCCCACTGGTGGCCGCCGTGCTGATGCCCATCAGTTCGGTCAGCGTGTTGTCGTTGTGTTTTCTGTGGCCGATCTATTCCTCTTCGCAAAGGACCGCATCGTGA
- the ccoS gene encoding cbb3-type cytochrome oxidase assembly protein CcoS: MSVLYIALPLALLLGGGGMLACVYCIRNGQYEDLDTPAIRILVDERPTEDANDAEDAAETA, from the coding sequence GTGAGTGTGTTGTATATCGCGTTGCCGCTGGCTCTGCTGCTCGGCGGTGGCGGCATGCTGGCCTGTGTGTACTGCATTCGCAACGGGCAGTACGAAGATTTGGATACGCCGGCCATCCGCATCCTGGTGGACGAAAGACCAACCGAGGACGCGAACGACGCCGAGGACGCGGCGGAGACGGCTTAG
- a CDS encoding sulfite exporter TauE/SafE family protein — translation MWYLLFAIVSASLLGSLHCVGMCGPLAILASGAGAGVPRRRVALSTGLYHLGRLNTYLLAGSLGGYLGSLVDIGGEMIGWQVTAARLVGLAMVVIGAAKLWSRWYVKPAVGQPKPSLVAGALVRLRPLLAKRSPTVRAYGIGFLTTFLPCGWLYLFALVAAATGSAAMGALVMFAFWIGTLPALTSLIAGAGWLSKRSAGFVPITTAVLLMLTGCFTFTGRGFAAMDSLESLRGAALTAPLDAATQQLAPAADPAALLEHVHGVGEVELPCCRAAREAAEALAAEEANE, via the coding sequence ATGTGGTATTTGTTGTTCGCCATCGTCTCGGCCAGTCTGCTGGGCAGCCTGCACTGCGTCGGCATGTGTGGTCCGCTGGCGATTCTGGCCAGCGGCGCCGGCGCCGGTGTGCCGCGCCGGCGAGTGGCGTTGTCGACCGGGTTGTATCATCTGGGCCGCCTAAACACGTATTTGTTGGCAGGTTCGCTGGGAGGTTATCTTGGCAGCTTGGTCGACATCGGCGGTGAAATGATCGGTTGGCAAGTGACCGCGGCGCGGCTGGTGGGGCTGGCGATGGTGGTGATTGGAGCGGCCAAGCTGTGGTCGCGATGGTACGTAAAACCGGCGGTCGGACAGCCCAAACCCTCGCTGGTCGCCGGAGCCTTGGTGCGACTGCGGCCGCTGCTGGCCAAACGTTCGCCGACGGTACGAGCTTACGGCATCGGCTTCTTGACGACCTTCCTGCCCTGCGGCTGGTTGTACTTGTTCGCGTTGGTCGCGGCGGCCACCGGCAGTGCGGCGATGGGCGCTTTGGTGATGTTTGCCTTCTGGATCGGCACGCTGCCGGCGCTGACCAGCTTGATCGCCGGAGCGGGCTGGCTGTCGAAGCGGTCGGCTGGATTTGTGCCGATCACCACGGCGGTGTTGCTGATGTTGACCGGCTGTTTCACCTTCACCGGACGCGGATTCGCCGCCATGGATTCGCTGGAAAGCCTCCGCGGCGCGGCCCTAACTGCGCCGCTCGATGCGGCCACTCAGCAACTCGCTCCGGCCGCCGACCCAGCGGCGTTGCTCGAACACGTGCACGGCGTCGGCGAAGTGGAACTGCCCTGTTGCCGAGCGGCGCGGGAAGCGGCCGAGGCGCTCGCCGCCGAGGAAGCCAACGAATGA
- a CDS encoding cupin domain-containing protein translates to MAIHHASPGEVISIRPLKEQVADTKTSTLLQTDHMKVLRLVLPAGKKIAEHQAPSDITVQCLEGRIQFTSGGNPQELVAGDLLFLTAAAPHALEALEDSSVLVTILLPEKA, encoded by the coding sequence ATGGCGATTCACCACGCAAGCCCGGGCGAAGTCATCAGCATTCGACCGCTGAAAGAGCAGGTCGCGGACACAAAGACCAGCACGCTGTTGCAGACCGACCACATGAAGGTGCTGCGGCTGGTCCTGCCGGCCGGCAAAAAGATCGCCGAGCACCAGGCTCCGAGCGACATCACCGTTCAGTGCCTGGAAGGGCGAATCCAGTTCACGTCCGGAGGCAACCCCCAAGAACTCGTCGCCGGCGATCTGCTGTTTTTAACCGCCGCGGCGCCGCATGCCCTCGAAGCCCTCGAGGACTCATCGGTCTTGGTCACGATCCTGCTGCCAGAAAAAGCCTAA
- a CDS encoding alpha/beta hydrolase has product MVHWLRRLPASFSPAATAVGLLFFSASLTPSLLPRPPLMQGLLGGISLFVGYAIGVALIALWRFMQLRELVPKNAHRIRIGFLAVPGVVALITLTQMTVWQNSIRVRMQMPDVDSSYPMRVFLIAVLVAIVLLLAGRGIGFLVRVFSHWLTHVMPPRVAFVVSVLVLSIVGFNLVNGLIVRTALRALDETFAAIDHAVDTELAEPTAATASGSSESLINWSEIGKNGKRFVAAGPTAADISQLTGRPAKPPLRVYAGYNTRDSLQERAEVAVEELIRVGGFERKVLIVATPTGTGWLDPSAVDPLEYLHDGDIATVSMQYSYLPSWLTIMVDPDRSRHSAEALFNEVYAHWTALPAETRPRLYLFGLSLGSLGSEAALDFYDLISDPIDGAVLSGPPFPSTMWPELVRNRKPGTPAWLPEFRQSDLVRFMNHEGSSTPTGTPWGAMRIMYLQHGSDPMAWFSPSLAWHKPDWLVGEKAPDVSPHFRWFPLVTFLQVGFDVPMATSAPIGYAHNYSPAEYIDAWIDVTAPQAWSAADTEALKAAYADFDPSPLSN; this is encoded by the coding sequence ATGGTTCACTGGCTCAGGCGACTGCCGGCTTCGTTTTCGCCGGCGGCAACCGCTGTGGGGCTGCTGTTTTTCAGTGCTTCGCTGACGCCTTCCCTGCTGCCGCGGCCGCCGCTGATGCAGGGCTTGCTGGGGGGGATATCGCTGTTCGTGGGCTACGCTATTGGCGTCGCCCTGATCGCACTTTGGCGGTTCATGCAGCTCCGCGAGTTGGTGCCGAAGAACGCCCACCGCATCCGTATCGGATTTTTGGCCGTGCCGGGGGTGGTGGCCCTCATCACGCTGACTCAGATGACCGTTTGGCAGAATTCGATTCGCGTTCGCATGCAGATGCCGGACGTGGACTCGTCGTATCCGATGCGAGTCTTCTTGATCGCGGTGCTGGTCGCCATTGTGCTGTTGCTTGCCGGCCGCGGGATCGGTTTTTTGGTCCGTGTGTTCTCGCATTGGCTGACCCATGTGATGCCACCTCGCGTAGCGTTTGTCGTGTCGGTGCTGGTACTGAGCATCGTCGGCTTCAACTTGGTCAACGGCTTGATCGTCCGCACGGCTTTGCGGGCCCTGGACGAAACCTTTGCGGCGATCGACCATGCGGTCGACACCGAGCTTGCCGAGCCGACCGCGGCGACGGCTTCGGGAAGTTCCGAATCGTTGATCAATTGGAGCGAGATCGGCAAGAACGGCAAACGCTTCGTCGCGGCCGGCCCCACCGCGGCCGATATTTCGCAACTGACCGGCCGCCCCGCCAAGCCGCCGCTACGCGTTTACGCCGGTTACAACACTCGCGATTCACTGCAGGAGCGGGCCGAGGTGGCGGTTGAAGAATTGATCCGCGTGGGCGGCTTTGAACGCAAAGTCTTGATCGTTGCCACCCCCACCGGTACCGGCTGGCTGGACCCTTCGGCCGTTGATCCCTTGGAATACCTCCACGACGGCGACATCGCGACGGTATCGATGCAGTACTCTTATCTGCCCAGCTGGTTGACGATCATGGTGGATCCGGATCGTTCGCGCCATTCCGCCGAAGCCTTGTTCAACGAGGTCTATGCGCACTGGACCGCGTTACCGGCGGAGACCCGGCCGCGGCTGTACCTGTTTGGGCTGAGCCTGGGATCGTTGGGCAGCGAAGCAGCACTCGACTTTTATGATTTGATCAGCGACCCGATCGACGGCGCGGTACTGTCCGGGCCGCCGTTCCCCAGCACGATGTGGCCGGAACTGGTCCGCAACCGCAAGCCGGGCACGCCGGCGTGGCTGCCGGAATTCCGCCAGAGTGATCTGGTGCGGTTCATGAACCACGAGGGAAGTTCGACGCCGACAGGCACGCCATGGGGCGCGATGCGGATCATGTACCTGCAACACGGCAGTGATCCGATGGCCTGGTTTTCGCCGTCGCTGGCCTGGCACAAACCGGACTGGCTGGTCGGAGAAAAAGCGCCCGATGTGTCGCCGCACTTTCGTTGGTTCCCGCTGGTGACGTTCCTACAGGTCGGCTTTGACGTGCCGATGGCCACCAGCGCCCCGATCGGCTACGCCCACAACTATTCGCCGGCCGAATACATCGACGCCTGGATCGACGTGACGGCCCCGCAAGCCTGGTCGGCGGCCGACACCGAAGCGTTAAAAGCCGCCTACGCCGATTTTGATCCGTCGCCGTTGTCGAATTAG
- a CDS encoding cbb3-type cytochrome c oxidase N-terminal domain-containing protein, whose amino-acid sequence MSDAPRTGHNYDGIEEYDNPLPGWWKWLFIGTIAFSPFYWVYYHSGVAGRSVEDQYGVALAAATRLQFAEIGDLQPDTETIARYMHKDNWVRVGHSVFQANCISCHGREGEGQIGPNLTDEHFKNITTLADIATVINKGAGNGAMPAWANRLHPNEIVLVSAYVASLRGKDLSGPRGPEGRNIAPWPEPPPEPEEDADQDAAEQDS is encoded by the coding sequence ATGAGTGATGCACCCCGTACCGGACATAATTACGACGGCATCGAAGAGTACGACAATCCACTGCCCGGTTGGTGGAAGTGGCTGTTCATCGGCACGATCGCGTTTTCGCCCTTCTATTGGGTCTATTACCACTCGGGCGTCGCAGGCCGCAGCGTGGAGGATCAATACGGGGTGGCATTGGCGGCCGCCACGCGGTTGCAGTTTGCCGAAATCGGGGACCTGCAACCCGATACCGAAACGATTGCCCGATACATGCACAAAGACAACTGGGTGCGAGTCGGTCACTCGGTGTTTCAAGCCAACTGCATCTCCTGCCACGGGCGCGAAGGGGAAGGCCAAATCGGGCCCAACCTAACCGACGAGCATTTTAAGAACATCACCACGCTGGCGGACATCGCTACGGTGATCAACAAGGGCGCTGGCAACGGTGCCATGCCGGCTTGGGCCAACCGCCTGCATCCCAACGAAATCGTGTTGGTGTCGGCTTACGTGGCCTCGCTGCGAGGCAAAGATCTTTCCGGTCCCCGGGGCCCTGAGGGACGCAACATCGCCCCCTGGCCCGAACCACCTCCGGAACCGGAAGAAGATGCCGACCAGGACGCAGCGGAACAGGATTCCTAA
- a CDS encoding FixH family protein, translating to MNLNASPNAYEAVAERKAKRFWVSLVVGLLSLQLVIGYVAVRLALGDPTVAIVPDYHQAALNWDKQQAALTAADRLGLVTDLEVSKVADSQGVRAILFSIKDDDGHSVSDLQVTATVYRHARAGQPQTVPLTDVGDGKFMATTSMAEAGLWQVDLEVQGAAEPIRVSREFSL from the coding sequence ATGAATTTAAATGCATCGCCCAATGCCTACGAAGCGGTCGCTGAACGCAAAGCCAAACGGTTTTGGGTCTCGCTCGTGGTGGGCTTGTTGAGCCTGCAGTTGGTGATCGGATACGTCGCCGTTCGGTTAGCCCTCGGCGACCCCACGGTGGCCATCGTGCCGGACTATCATCAAGCCGCACTGAACTGGGACAAACAACAAGCCGCGCTGACGGCGGCGGATCGGTTGGGTTTGGTGACCGACTTGGAAGTTTCTAAAGTGGCCGACTCTCAGGGAGTACGTGCGATTTTATTCTCCATTAAGGACGACGACGGGCACTCCGTATCCGACCTGCAGGTAACCGCCACCGTGTACCGGCACGCTCGAGCGGGACAGCCACAGACGGTGCCGCTGACCGACGTGGGCGACGGCAAATTCATGGCAACCACCTCGATGGCCGAGGCCGGATTGTGGCAGGTTGATCTGGAGGTACAAGGAGCGGCCGAGCCGATCCGAGTGTCTCGAGAATTTTCTCTCTAA